A segment of the Candidatus Brevundimonas phytovorans genome:
CAGCACATAGATGGCCTCGTTCATCATCGGCACCAGGATGCGGTTGACGATGAAGGCTGGAAAGTCCTCGGACTCGGTGGTGATCTTGCCCAGGCTCTCGGCGAAGGCGACGGCGGCCTCGTAGGTGGCGGCCGAGGTGGCGATGCCGCGCACGATCTCGACCAGCTTCATCGTCGGCGCCGGCTTCATGAAGTGCAGGCCGATGAAGCGGTCCGGCCGATCGCTGACCGAGGCCAGGCGGGTGATCGAGATGGACGAGGTGTTCGACGCCAGCAGGGTGTCGGGGCGCAGGTGGGGCAGAAGCTCGATGAAGACCGACTTCTTGACCGCTTCGTCTTCGGACGCCGCCTCGATGACCAGATCGGCCTGGGCGGCTTCGGCGAGCGAGGCGACGGGGCGGATGCGGGCCAGGGCTGCGTCGGCCTCGGCCGCTGTCGTCAGGCCGCGCGCGGCGCGACGCGCCAGGCTGGCCGCGATCTCGCCCTGGGCCAGCGGAATCCGCTCGGCTGACAAGTCGTAGAGCCGCACCTCATAACCGCCGGAGGCCACCGCCTGAGCGATGCCCGAACCCATTTGTCCGGCGCCGATAATGGCGACTGTCCTGATCGTGGTCATAGATACGCGCAAGCTGCGGTCCCGCAGGGACCAATCGCGGGCACCTTAGGAGCCCGCCCGCCACGCGCAAGGGGCGGAATGAGGCGCGATTGAGATTCCTGCCGCCCGTGGCCGCGCCTCAACGTGGCGGCCTAGTAGGCGCCGACGAGACCGAGGGCGGCGATATGCAGCGGCGGCAGCAGATAAGCCTGCACGCCCTGGATGATGAGCAGGGCCACGATCGGCGTCAGGTCCATGCCGCCCAGCGGCGGAATGACACGGCGCAGGGGCGCCAGAACCGGCGAGGTGAACCGGTCCAGGAACTCGGCCACCTGGGCCACGAACCGGTTGCGGTAGTTGATGACGTCGAAGGCGAACAGCCAGCTGAGGATCGCATTGGCGATGATGGCGAACAGCAGCAGCTGCAGCAGCGCGCCGATCAGAAAGAAGATGAAGCCGATGACGCCGACGCCGATGCCCATGCAGAAATTCCCTTGAAACCAGTACGCTTCTAACGGCGCCGTCGCCGAACGCCAAGGATTCCTCCGCGACCCGTTGACACCCCCTTGGCCCGCCGCTTATCTCGCCACCTGCCTGTCGGTCGGGGCCGTAGCTCAGTTGGTAGAGCGCGTCGTTCGCAATGACGAGGTCAGGGGTTCGACTCCCCTCGGCTCCACCAAGGCTTTCCTCATTGAGAGACGATGAGGCGCAAGGCCGCTGCGCGCGTCAGTTTTCGCGATAGAAGTTGCAGTACCAGTCGACGAAATGGCCGACGCCGTCCTCAACCGGTGTCGAGGGGGCGTAGTCCAGGGCGGCCAGGGTGTCGGTGACGTCAGCCTCGGTATTGGCCACATCGCCGTCCTGCATGGGCATGAGGTTCAGCTTCGCCTGGCGGCCCAGTTTTGCCTCAAGCACCTCGATGTAGCGCATCAGGGCGACCGGGCGGCCGGCGCCCAGGTTGAGGATACGCCAGGGGGCGACGCCGCTGGTGGCGGGGTTGGGAGCCTTGGCGTCCCAGGTCGGGTCGATGGCGGCGGGGCGATCCAGGGCGGCGACCACGCCGGTGACGATGTCATCGACGTAGGTGAAGTCCCGGCTCATTTTCCCCTCGCCGTAGACGTCGATGGGCTCGTCCTTGAGGATGGCGCGGGTGAATTTGAACAGGGCCATGTCCGGGCGGCCCCACGGTCCATAGACGGTGAAGAAGCGCAGGCCCGTGGCCGGGAAGCCGAACAGGTGGGCGTAGGAATGGGCCATGGCCTCGTTGGCCAGCTTGGTCGCCGCATAGACGGTCAGCGGATGGTCGGCCGGGTCGCGCACCGAGAACGGCAGGGCGGCGTTGGCGCCGAACACCGAACTGGTCGAGGCGAAGACCAGATTGGTCGCCTTCACCGCGCGGCAGCCCTCGAGGATGCTGAGGAAGCCGACGACGTTGGAATCGACATAGGTCTCGGGCGCCTCGAGGCTGTAGCGGACCCCGGCCTGGGCCGCGAGGTGGACCACGCGGCGCGGCGCGTGCTCGGCGAACAGGGCGGCGACGCCGGCGCGGTCGGCCAGATCCAGCGTGTAGTGGCGATAGGCGGGATAGGCCTGA
Coding sequences within it:
- a CDS encoding NAD-dependent epimerase produces the protein MSTDPVLVTGSAGFIGFHTAQRLLERGETVIGLDNLNAYYDPALKHARLAQLQAYPAYRHYTLDLADRAGVAALFAEHAPRRVVHLAAQAGVRYSLEAPETYVDSNVVGFLSILEGCRAVKATNLVFASTSSVFGANAALPFSVRDPADHPLTVYAATKLANEAMAHSYAHLFGFPATGLRFFTVYGPWGRPDMALFKFTRAILKDEPIDVYGEGKMSRDFTYVDDIVTGVVAALDRPAAIDPTWDAKAPNPATSGVAPWRILNLGAGRPVALMRYIEVLEAKLGRQAKLNLMPMQDGDVANTEADVTDTLAALDYAPSTPVEDGVGHFVDWYCNFYREN
- a CDS encoding 3-hydroxybutyryl-CoA dehydrogenase, which translates into the protein MTTIRTVAIIGAGQMGSGIAQAVASGGYEVRLYDLSAERIPLAQGEIAASLARRAARGLTTAAEADAALARIRPVASLAEAAQADLVIEAASEDEAVKKSVFIELLPHLRPDTLLASNTSSISITRLASVSDRPDRFIGLHFMKPAPTMKLVEIVRGIATSAATYEAAVAFAESLGKITTESEDFPAFIVNRILVPMMNEAIYVLYEGVGNVASIDKALKLGANHPMGPLELADFMGLDVVLAIMNVLYDGLADSKYRPCPLLVKYVEAGWLGKKSGRGFYDYSGATPVPTR
- a CDS encoding YggT family protein, which produces MGIGVGVIGFIFFLIGALLQLLLFAIIANAILSWLFAFDVINYRNRFVAQVAEFLDRFTSPVLAPLRRVIPPLGGMDLTPIVALLIIQGVQAYLLPPLHIAALGLVGAY